A genome region from Etheostoma cragini isolate CJK2018 chromosome 4, CSU_Ecrag_1.0, whole genome shotgun sequence includes the following:
- the LOC117942845 gene encoding histone H4, translating into MSGRGKGGKGLGKGGAKRHRKVLRDNIQGITKPAIRRLARRGGVKRISGLIYEETRGVLKVFLENVIRDAVTYTEHAKRKTVTAMDVVYALKRQGRTLYGFGG; encoded by the coding sequence ATGAGTGGCCGCGGTAAGGGGGGAAAAGGACTCGGTAAAGGAGGCGCTAAGCGTCACCGTAAAGTTCTCCGTGATAACATCCAGGGAATCACCAAACCCGCCATCCGCCGTCTGGCTCGCCGCGGCGGAGTGAAGCGGATCTCCGGTCTGATCTACGAGGAGACCCGCGGTGTGCTGAAGGTCTTCCTGGAGAACGTGATCCGTGACGCCGTCACCTACACCGAGCACGCCAAGAGGAAGACGGTGACCGCCATGGATGTGGTCTACGCTCTGAAGAGGCAGGGCCGCACCCTTTACGGCTTCGGAGGATAA